The Euphorbia lathyris chromosome 8, ddEupLath1.1, whole genome shotgun sequence genome has a window encoding:
- the LOC136204108 gene encoding casein kinase 1-like protein 1 produces MEPRVGNKFRLGRKIGSGSFGEIYLGTNIQTNEEVAIKLENVKTKHPQLLYESKLYRILQGGTGIPNVRWFGVEGDYNVLVMDLLGPSLEDLFNFCSRKLSLKSVLMLADQMINRVEFVHSKSFLHRDIKPDNFLMGLGRRANQVYMIDFGLAKKYRDSSTHQHIPYRENKNLTGTARYASMNTHLGIEQSRRDDLESLGYVLMYFLRGSLPWQGLKAGTKKQKYEKISEKKVSTSIEALCRGYPTEFASYFHYCRSLRFDDKPDYAYLKRIFRDLFIREGFQFDYVFDWTILKYQQSQLANPPARALGPGIGTSSGIPPAIASADRQTGGEESRPTGQSMDTTRRRLSGQFLNSGSYAKQKSPVANDSPIIKDPILPSSTFMGRTSRSSRQPAGVSSSRDMFVGSDADPQRSRTTDASPGAIHKVSSGQRSPPLGSSDPRRSSSTRNAAHSKTYESALKGIEGLNFEGDEKVHF; encoded by the exons ATGGAGCCGCGTGTTGGTAACAAGTTTCGGCTCGGTAGAAAGATCGGCAGCGGGTCGTTTGGAGAGATCTATCttg GAACCAATATCCAGACGAATGAAGAGGTTGCCATTAAGCTT GAAAATGTGAAGACGAAACATCCTCAGTTGCTCTATGAATCGAAGTTGTACAGAATCCTTCAAGGAGGAA CTGGGATTCCAAATGTGAGATGGTTTGGAGTTGAGGGAGACTATAATGTTCTAGTGATGGATTTACTTGGACCTAGTCTTGAAGATCTGTTTAACTTCTGCAGTAGGAAACTCTCTTTGAAGTCAGTGCTTATGCTAGCTGATCAAATG ATCAATCGTGTTGAATTTGTCCATTCGAAATCATTTCTACATCGAGATATAAAGCCAGACAATTTTCTCATGGGCTTGGGAAGGAGGGCTAATCAG GTTTACATGATTGATTTTGGTTTGGCAAAGAAGTATAGAGATAGTTCGACCCATCAACACATTCCCTACAG ggaaaataaaaatttgactGGTACAGCTAGATATGCAAGTATGAACACTCACCTTGGAATTG AACAAAGCCGGAGGGATGATTTAGAATCGTTGGGTTATGTTCTAATGTATTTTTTAAGAGGAAG TCTTCCTTGGCAAGGGCTGAAAGCAGGAACTAAAAAGCAGAAGTATGAAAAAATAAGTGAAAAGAAGGTCTCTACTTCAATCGAG GCTTTATGTAGGGGTTATCCAACCGAATTCGCATCCTACTTCCATTACTGCCGTTCTTTACGATTTGATGATAAGCCTGATTATGCCTACCTGAAAAGAATATTTCGCGATCTCTTTATTCGTGAGG GCTTTCAATTTGATTATGTCTTTGACTGGACGATATTGAAGTACCAGCAATCACAGCTGGCAAATCCCCCAGCTCGTGCCCTT GGCCCGGGGATTGGAACTAGTTCTGGAATTCCTCCTGCTATTGCCAGTGCAGATAGACAGACAG GCGGAGAAGAATCACGGCCAACTGGACAGTCAATGGATACTACAAGGCGCAGACTATCAGGGCAGTTCCTTAATTCTGGAAGTTATGCGAAGCAAAAGAGTCCAGTTGCGAATGATTCTCCAATTATTAAGGATCCTATT TTACCAAGCTCTACTTTTATGGGGCGAACAAGCCGATCCTCAAGACAACCAGCTGGTGTTTCTTCGAGCCGTGATATGTTTGTTGGAAGTGATGCAGATCCTCAACGCTCTCGCACTACAGATGCAAGCCCAGGAGCAATTCATAAAGTATCAAGTGGGCAAAGGAGCCCTCCGCTTGGATCTTCAGACCCCAGGCGGTCATCGTCAACAAGAAATGCCGCACACTCGAAGACTTATGAATCTGCCCTTAAGGGAATCGAGGGACTGAATTTCGAGGGTGACGAGAAGGTTCATTTCTAG